Within the Nocardioides aurantiacus genome, the region CCGCTGAGCGACCGGCCGAGGTCCGTCAGCTCGTAGTCGACCCGCACCGGCACCGTCGCGTGCACCGTGCGGACGAGCATCCCGTCGCGCTCGAGGTGCCGCAGCGTCTGCGTGAGCATCTTCTGGCTCACCCCCTCGATCGCACGGGCGATCTCGCCGTACCTCCGCGGCCCGGTCGCGAGCACCCCGAGCACGAGCACCGTCCACTTGTCGCCGATCCGGTCCAGCAGCTGGCGGCTGGGGCAGGCCCCGGAGTAGGGGTCGGGTGCGTGGGTCGCGGTCATGGCTCTCCTCGGGGTGGCTACAGCACTTCAAGGTGCCTGCTCTCCAACGGGAAGTGACCCGGGGCTGTTCCCGTTGCGCTCCTGCCGGGCCGCACCCGCGGCCCCACCACCGGGAGGAACCCCATGTCCATCGTCGTCACCGGCGCCT harbors:
- a CDS encoding winged helix-turn-helix transcriptional regulator; translated protein: MTATHAPDPYSGACPSRQLLDRIGDKWTVLVLGVLATGPRRYGEIARAIEGVSQKMLTQTLRHLERDGMLVRTVHATVPVRVDYELTDLGRSLSGPLAVLEAWAVEHIGVIEQARAAYDAPAGDGGVGSAGDVRSGSRPSR